The following are encoded in a window of Methylocystis rosea genomic DNA:
- a CDS encoding NADH-quinone oxidoreductase subunit M, whose amino-acid sequence MFGFGILSGVTFLPLVGVAFLLTQKGDDEASLRNIRWATLATTLATFALSLVIWSGFDTTSAAFQFVEEKNWLGSGLVYKMGVDGFSMPFVLLTTFLMPFAILASWDSIQKRVKEYMIAFLVLETLMVGVFCALDIVLFYLFFEGGLIPMFLIIGIWGGKRRVYASFKFFLYTLVGSLLMLVAILAMYGKAGTTDITVLLHTDFPKEMQTWLWLAFFASFAVKMPMWPVHTWLPDAHVEAPTAGSVILAAILLKMGGYGFIRFSLPMFPDASTNFAPLIYALSVIAIVYTSLVALVQEDIKKLIAYSSVAHMGFVTMGLFTLNAQGMQGAIFQMISHGLVSGALFLCVGVIYDRMHTREISAYGGLVNRMPIYAFVFMLFTMANVGLPGTTGFIGEFLSLTGAFQANSWVALIATSGVVLSAAYALYLYRRVIFGVLDKASLKNIADLTPREIAIFTPLVLLTIYYGVQPQAILSATQASVDNLIQTHTALIDAIKLAAAGQ is encoded by the coding sequence ATGTTTGGTTTCGGCATTCTCTCCGGCGTCACCTTTCTGCCGCTGGTCGGCGTCGCCTTCCTGCTGACGCAGAAGGGCGATGATGAAGCGAGCCTGCGCAATATCCGATGGGCGACGCTGGCGACGACGCTCGCGACCTTCGCGTTGTCGCTAGTCATCTGGTCCGGCTTCGACACGACGAGCGCGGCGTTTCAGTTCGTCGAGGAGAAAAACTGGCTCGGCTCGGGCCTCGTCTACAAGATGGGCGTCGACGGCTTTTCGATGCCCTTCGTCCTGCTGACGACCTTCCTGATGCCCTTCGCCATTCTCGCCTCCTGGGACTCGATCCAGAAGCGCGTGAAAGAATATATGATCGCCTTCCTGGTGCTCGAGACGCTGATGGTCGGCGTCTTCTGCGCGCTCGACATCGTGCTGTTCTATCTCTTCTTCGAGGGCGGCCTCATTCCGATGTTTCTCATCATCGGAATCTGGGGCGGCAAGCGGCGCGTTTACGCGAGCTTCAAATTCTTTCTCTACACGCTCGTCGGTTCGCTCCTCATGCTGGTCGCGATCCTCGCCATGTATGGCAAGGCCGGCACGACCGACATCACCGTGCTGCTGCATACCGACTTCCCCAAGGAGATGCAGACCTGGCTGTGGCTCGCCTTCTTCGCCTCCTTCGCGGTGAAGATGCCGATGTGGCCGGTGCACACCTGGCTGCCCGACGCGCATGTCGAGGCGCCGACGGCCGGCTCCGTGATCCTTGCGGCGATTCTCCTGAAGATGGGCGGCTACGGCTTCATCCGCTTCTCGCTGCCGATGTTTCCCGACGCTTCGACCAATTTCGCGCCGCTCATCTACGCGCTGTCGGTGATCGCGATCGTCTACACCTCGCTCGTCGCGCTCGTTCAGGAAGACATCAAGAAGCTCATCGCCTATTCGTCCGTCGCGCATATGGGCTTCGTCACGATGGGCCTCTTCACGCTCAATGCGCAAGGCATGCAGGGCGCGATCTTCCAGATGATCTCGCACGGCCTCGTCTCCGGCGCGCTGTTCCTTTGCGTCGGCGTGATCTACGACCGCATGCATACGCGCGAGATCTCCGCCTATGGCGGGCTCGTCAACCGCATGCCGATCTACGCCTTCGTGTTCATGCTGTTCACCATGGCGAATGTCGGCCTGCCAGGAACGACGGGCTTCATCGGCGAGTTCCTGTCGCTGACCGGCGCGTTCCAGGCGAATAGCTGGGTCGCGCTGATCGCGACGAGCGGCGTCGTTCTGTCTGCGGCGTACGCCCTCTATCTCTACCGCCGCGTGATCTTCGGGGTTTTGGACAAGGCCAGCCTCAAGAACATCGCCGATCTGACGCCGCGCGAGATTGCGATCTTCACGCCGCTTGTCCTGCTCACGATTTACTACGGCGTGCAGCCGCAGGCCATTCTGAGCGCGACGCAGGCGTCGGTCGACAATCTCATCCAGACTCATACGGCGCTCATCGACGCGATTAAGCTCGCGGCGGCTGGCCAATGA